A genome region from Planctomycetota bacterium includes the following:
- a CDS encoding non-reducing end alpha-L-arabinofuranosidase family hydrolase, with protein MKLALVLLCLWLVGAAVFSAANAPWKAFDDGAFAWKATGPLVGPDSENPNPQVSIKDPTIVRFEGRWHLFATVRWKPNRPVGTEYLSFADWPDAAKAPKHLLALDSPYACAPQVFFFAPHKKWYLIYQHADQARKPPFQPCFSTTETLGDPKSWTKPQPLLDNVPEKPKWLDFWVICDDAKAHLFYTSLDGHMWRCETKKSDFPNKGWSKAVLALQGDIFEASHTYKLKGMDKYLTLIEAQGDRRRYYKAYLADKLEGPWKPLADTIQKPFAGMTNVKQDTDWTANISHGELLRCGYDENLEVDPSDIRFLFQGASDPEYRGNPYGLIPWRLGILEMAK; from the coding sequence ATGAAGCTCGCTCTCGTGCTGCTGTGTCTCTGGCTCGTGGGTGCGGCGGTGTTCTCAGCGGCCAACGCGCCGTGGAAAGCCTTCGACGACGGCGCCTTCGCCTGGAAGGCCACGGGGCCCCTCGTTGGGCCGGACTCCGAAAACCCCAACCCCCAGGTCTCCATCAAGGACCCCACCATCGTCCGCTTCGAGGGCCGCTGGCACCTCTTCGCCACGGTCCGCTGGAAGCCGAACAGGCCCGTGGGAACCGAATACCTCAGCTTCGCGGACTGGCCCGACGCGGCCAAGGCGCCCAAGCACCTCCTCGCCCTCGACAGCCCTTACGCCTGTGCGCCCCAGGTCTTCTTCTTCGCCCCCCATAAGAAATGGTATCTCATCTACCAGCACGCCGACCAGGCCCGCAAGCCCCCCTTCCAGCCCTGCTTCTCCACGACTGAGACCCTCGGCGACCCGAAGTCGTGGACCAAGCCCCAGCCCCTCCTCGACAACGTGCCCGAGAAGCCCAAGTGGCTCGACTTCTGGGTCATCTGCGACGACGCCAAGGCCCACCTCTTCTACACCTCGCTCGACGGCCACATGTGGCGCTGCGAGACGAAGAAGAGCGACTTCCCCAACAAGGGCTGGTCGAAGGCCGTCCTCGCCCTTCAAGGCGACATCTTCGAGGCATCGCACACCTACAAGCTCAAGGGCATGGACAAGTACCTCACCCTCATCGAGGCCCAAGGCGACCGGCGCCGCTACTACAAAGCCTACCTCGCCGACAAGCTCGAAGGCCCCTGGAAGCCCCTCGCCGACACCATCCAGAAGCCATTCGCAGGCATGACCAACGTCAAGCAGGACACCGACTGGACCGCCAACATCAGCCACGGCGAACTCCTCCGCTGCGGCTACGATGAGAACCTGGAGGTGGACCCCTCCGACATTCGCTTCCTCTTCCAGGGCGCCAGCGACCCCGAGTATCGCGGCAACCCCTACGGCCTCATCCCCTGGCGCCTCGGCATCCTCGAAATGGCGAAGTAG
- a CDS encoding rubrerythrin family protein, with translation MHAMTAANLRSAFGGESMAHMRYKAWGAKAAADGFPNVARLFTAISYAEQVHATNHFRAMAAEAGAHLVAAGGGFGLGTTSANLAGAIEGETFEVEEMYPAYLAVARAQGEKEAIQSIHYAVSAEKFHAALYAAAKKAVDAGRDLALGTVQICEVCGHTLEGEAPAKCPTCAASKSQFKAFA, from the coding sequence ATGCACGCGATGACAGCGGCGAACTTGCGGAGCGCGTTCGGGGGCGAGAGCATGGCGCACATGCGCTACAAGGCCTGGGGCGCGAAGGCGGCGGCCGACGGCTTCCCGAACGTGGCCCGCCTGTTCACGGCGATCTCGTACGCCGAGCAGGTGCACGCGACGAATCACTTCCGGGCGATGGCGGCCGAGGCGGGCGCGCATCTGGTGGCCGCGGGCGGCGGCTTCGGGCTCGGCACGACCTCGGCCAACCTCGCCGGCGCCATCGAGGGCGAGACGTTCGAGGTCGAGGAGATGTACCCCGCCTACCTGGCCGTGGCCCGCGCGCAGGGCGAGAAAGAGGCGATCCAGAGCATCCACTACGCGGTCTCGGCCGAGAAGTTCCACGCGGCCCTCTACGCTGCGGCGAAGAAGGCCGTGGACGCGGGACGTGACCTTGCGCTCGGCACGGTGCAGATCTGCGAGGTATGCGGCCACACGCTGGAGGGCGAGGCGCCGGCCAAGTGCCCCACGTGCGCCGCCTCGAAGAGCCAGTTCAAGGCCTTCGCCTGA